ACAATAAATTGCGCATAGAGCTTTGAGTTTATCTCTTTATGAAAAAATTCACGGGCACGAGACGCCCAATGCTGCCGCTTGGCATCATCTGCCTGAAACTCTCGAATTTTTGCTATTAAGCTAGACTCGTCATCAAAATACACCGCTGATTCGGGCGGTAAAAGCTCATCAAAGCGAGGAGCACTGCTGGTAAGGAGCAATATCCCGTTACCCGCGAGCTGCGCCATACGCGCCGACGAATACCAATAATCGCCCTCTTGGCGATTCAAATTTAGTCCCATTTTGGTCTTCGCCAAGGCGCGATCGTAATCTCGCCCCCAAACCGGCGCCTCACCAAAGCTGCCATAGGTTTTAAAATTCATTTCCTGCTTTACAGCTTCTTTAATATTGCCGACCATTTCTAAACGCTTGGTAAAATCGGTGCTGTTACTACAAAACAATAAATCAATGTCTAAATCTGTACGCCTTGAATTATCTAAGCACTCAACTGACGGCTCAACAGGGTTTGGCATATGATAAATACGAGCACCAAGCCCCTCAAACTGCCTTAACTCCCTTAACCCTGTTGAAACAAACACAGCATCAACCACCCCCGCCCGGGATCGAATCCGCTCTACATTACTCGGTACAAATAAAGGATCATTATTACAATGCGCAATGACACATGCAGGACGGCGACGTTTTATTTCACTTAGGGTCTCATTACTTATCGTATCGCAATGCCCCGCAATAACGAGATCAGGCTCCATCGCATCAGCCATTTCAAGTAAACGCTTATTTGCCTTGCCAACACCGAGATCACGGATACCAAACGGCGCTTCAAATGCGGCCACGTCGCGATCACTAAAGCTTTGCAAATAGTGATCATTTTTGATCAAGCCAAAACCTAATTTTTGCGCCCAGCTCACTCTCGTTCGGCCATAACGTCGCAACTGCTGGGTATCTACTTGAAGTATTCTCATCATTGTCTCAACGGATTTAATATCTGTTTTTTTACAAATAACGCTATTTTCTTAGCGATACCCATACAGGACTACATGTTTAAATTATTCTGCTAGCAATCGCCTATACACAGCAAGCGTACTCGCTAACTGACTACTTAAATAGTAACTTTGCGGCAGGGTAATCTCTGCATCAGCGTCAATTAAGTCATCCACCCTTACCGCAAAGCTGACAACGTCATCGGCTGCCACCAAGCCCTGTGGAAAACCGACATTTAGCGATTCACTAGCGCCACCTCGATCATAGGCAACCACGGGGGTACCACTGGCCAAAGATTCTGGCACAGTGCGGCCAAAGGGCTCTTCTTTATTGGACATATGGCAGGTAATGGCAGCTATCCCATAGAACTGAGCAATATCACTACGATGCCCCACAAAGGTGACAGCCTCATCAAGACCAAGCGCAGAACGCTTGGCAAGCAATTCCTCCTCATAATGCTGCTTACCTGGCTCGGCGTCACCAACAACAACACCGTGACAATCCTGACGAAGCTTTAGCAAACGCGACATCATGTCCAAAAATGCCTCCTGCCCTTTCCAGCGTGTTAACCGGCCCGGCATTAAAATGAGGTGCTTATCTTTTAACTGTGGATATTGCTCAAAAAGCGTTTTTTTCCATTGGTCAGTACACGCGCGAGGATTAAATACCGCAGGGTCGAGCCCTCGAGGTATTAAGGTAATACGACTTTCACTCGCCTTATAATTACTGACAATATAATTTTTTACACAATCTGATATGGCAATAAGATGCTCTGCACGCGCCATTACCGCGCTATAAAAATTAACCGAATACATGCCGTGGAAGGTGCTTACCAGCCGTGGACGCGTTGTTGGATTCATCCGTCGCCAGGCCAGCCAAACAATCCACGCCGGTGCTCGGGAACGCACATGCACAATATCCGCAGCCAGCCCTTCTAACAGCCGCCTCATTGGTCGAACCTGTAAGAGCGACCAAAGCGATTTTCGATGCACAGGAAAAGTAATATGCTCACTTCCGTCGGCCACCAAACCATCAACCAAGCGCCCCCCAAATGAAATCACTACCGACGTATGCCCTTCGCGCACCAATTCTCTCGCCAACTCAACCGTACCACGCTCAACACCACCGGAGTTTAAGGCGGGCAGAACCTGCACCACTTTAAGCGGGCCGCCGGCGTCAGTAGCTACATTTTTCGTATTAAGCATAGGGAGCCCAAAATTTCATCGCCATTACTGCATTTCGCTGTCTATTTGCAGCCACCAATCCGCCGCTCTATCCGCCTCCCAAAGGGCACGCGCAGCGGGTGACAACGGTGAGGATAAATC
This region of Zhongshania aliphaticivorans genomic DNA includes:
- a CDS encoding glycosyltransferase family 4 protein, with the protein product MLNTKNVATDAGGPLKVVQVLPALNSGGVERGTVELARELVREGHTSVVISFGGRLVDGLVADGSEHITFPVHRKSLWSLLQVRPMRRLLEGLAADIVHVRSRAPAWIVWLAWRRMNPTTRPRLVSTFHGMYSVNFYSAVMARAEHLIAISDCVKNYIVSNYKASESRITLIPRGLDPAVFNPRACTDQWKKTLFEQYPQLKDKHLILMPGRLTRWKGQEAFLDMMSRLLKLRQDCHGVVVGDAEPGKQHYEEELLAKRSALGLDEAVTFVGHRSDIAQFYGIAAITCHMSNKEEPFGRTVPESLASGTPVVAYDRGGASESLNVGFPQGLVAADDVVSFAVRVDDLIDADAEITLPQSYYLSSQLASTLAVYRRLLAE
- a CDS encoding glycosyltransferase gives rise to the protein MMRILQVDTQQLRRYGRTRVSWAQKLGFGLIKNDHYLQSFSDRDVAAFEAPFGIRDLGVGKANKRLLEMADAMEPDLVIAGHCDTISNETLSEIKRRRPACVIAHCNNDPLFVPSNVERIRSRAGVVDAVFVSTGLRELRQFEGLGARIYHMPNPVEPSVECLDNSRRTDLDIDLLFCSNSTDFTKRLEMVGNIKEAVKQEMNFKTYGSFGEAPVWGRDYDRALAKTKMGLNLNRQEGDYWYSSARMAQLAGNGILLLTSSAPRFDELLPPESAVYFDDESSLIAKIREFQADDAKRQHWASRAREFFHKEINSKLYAQFIVEASLEMGFSHDYVWAQDVMAGEVGQ